Genomic segment of Kibdelosporangium phytohabitans:
GTGTTCGGTCCGGACGGCAGGACGCTCGTCGGGTCGAGCAGCGATTCGTACTGGCGGGACCTGGTCGTCTGGGACGTCGTTCAGCGCCGGGCGCTCACGCACCACCGCCACCGCGAAATCCGCGCCGACAAGCAGGTCACGGCGTTCAGCGCGGACACGAGCATGTTCGCTACGTCCACCAGCCGGGCGATCACGGTGCTGGAACTGGGACGCGGGACCGTCGTGGCCACACTCCAGGGCGTGCTCAGCGTCTCGGCGTTGAGCTTCAGCCCGGACCGCCGCCTGCTCGCGTCCCTGAGCGAGGACAGCATCGTGCTGTGGGACCTGCGTACCGCTGCCCCTGCCGTCACGATCCCCGTCGACCACAACTCGGTCAGCGCAGTGGCGTTCAGCCCGGACGGCCGGACCCTGGCGACAGCCGGCGCGAACGGCGTCATCACCTTGCTGGACACGGCCAGCGGTGCCCGCCAGGCCACGCTGACGCGGCACAACGACGCGGTGCAGGCGATGGCGTTCGACGGCAGCGGGCAGACCCTGGCGTCGACCGGTGGCAACGCAGTCGTCCTGTGGGACGTACCGCGTCGTGAACACCTGGTGGAATTGCCCACTTCGGAACCAATCGGTCCGCACGACATCGCGATGAGCCACGACGGCAGCACCATCGCCCACGCGACCAGAGGATCCGTGCTGCTGTGGGATCGGCGGCGCCTTCCCTTGCTCGGCACGCCGGACAGCCCCGACCTGCGGTACTGGCGCGTCGCCATCCGCGCGGATGGCCGCGGTGTGGTCGCTGCGCCCGACAACGGGCCCGTCATGGCATGGGACGACCAGCGGCGTCTGATCACCGCTGCCCCGGCCGTGTCGTCCACCCGCATGTGGCAGAACGTCCTCAGCCCCGACGGCCACCGGACCGCCGACCTGAGCGACAACCACTTGATCGTCGTGTCCGGCACGGCCAGCGGGGAACGGATCACCGAACTCCCGCAGCCGCCGACGGAACCGCCGGTCGCGGCGGCGTTCAGCCCGGACGGGACCAAGCTGGCCGTCGCCTACAAGCCGATGGCTGTCGTCGTCTGGGATCTGGCCACCCGGCAACGGACAGCCGAGTTCGTCGTCGGATTCGCCGGCACGCTGAGATTCACCGCCGACAGCACGAAGATCGTGGCGTCGAGCCATTCGAGTGCGGCGGTCGAGGTGTGGGACCTGCACGGCCACCGGCAGGTCTTCCACGTGGACAGCGCCGGTCCCGGCGAGGCGAGCGCCGACGGGAGCCTGTTCGTCACGCCGGAAGCCGACGGGCGGCTCACCTTCTGGGATGTGTTGCGCGGCTGGCCGATCGCCACCGCGGCCGGGCACACGGGCAACGTCAACGCCATGTCGCTGAGCCCGGACGGCCGTCTGCTGGCCACCGCGGGGCAGGACAGGAGAATCATCCTGTGGGACACCGCGACCCGGACCAGGTGGGCGACGCTGACCGGGCACACCCAGGCGATCCAGGCGATCGGGTGGAGTGTGGACAGCCGGACACTCGCGTCGCTGGGCAGCGACCGCACCATCAGGCTGTGGACCGTCGACACCGACCAGGCCGTCAAGCAGTTGTGCGGTTCGCATGGCCGTTACGACCGTCCGGCAACGGAAATCGAGCCCGCGGTCTGCCGGTGACCGCCGGACCCCGGGTCACTTCCGGGCGGCTCGCCACAATCCCAGCGGCGCGACCACGATCAGCAGGACCGCGGGCGCCAGGAACCCGGCGGCCGGAAGCACTTGGTACACCGGGGTGAACACCGGCGGGGACAGCGCGCCGCCGAAGAACCGTCCAGCTTGGACAACGGACACCGCGCCGGCCCGGTTGTCCCCGTCGCCGGACAACATGAGCGCGTTCAGGCTGACGATCAGCAGCTGAGCCGCCATGCCACCGACTGCCCACAGCGCGGCCATGGCCACGATCGACGGCACCAGACCGATGCCCGCCACGACGACGGCTCCGCTGACCGCCCCGATCGCGGCTGCCTTGCGCGCGCCGATCCGGTCGATGGCGTGCCCGAGGAAACGCGCGCTGATGATGCCCATCACGCCGAAGCCCGTCAGCAACAGTCCGCGTTCACTGGCGCCGAGCTCGAAGACCTCCTCCGCCCGCAGCGCGACCATGAACGACAGGCCGCCCAGACTGGCCCACGCCACCAACGCCACGAGCGCCGTCCACAGTGTGACCGGCTGCCACGCCGCGCGCAGCCGCACCTGCTCGCGAGGTTTCGCGTTGCCCGGAATCCCTGCCACGGCAAGCAGAGCCGCCACTCCGGCGACCGTCCAGAACGCCCACGTCCAGTGCACCTCGGCGGCGAGCCCGCCGACCAGTGGGGCGCTCGTCTGACCCACCGCCTGCAGCGACGAGAACAACCCCAACGCGCGCCCGAGCCGCTCCGGTGGCGTCGCCGCAGCGACGGCCGCCAGCAACAACGGCGTCGTGAACGCGTTCGCGGCACCTTGAACCGCCCGCGCGGCCAGGAAAAGCCCGAAACTGCCGGACAACGCGCACACCGCCGACGCGGCCACGTAGACGACATACGCCACGCGTACCGCCCGTTCAGGCCCCCACCGGGCGCCCAGCGTCCCCGAGAACAGCATCAGGACTGCGAACGGGACCAAATACGCCGTCAGCGACACCGACGCGGTCTGCGCCGACACGCCGAACTGCGCACCCAGCTCGGGCAGCATCGTCGTCGTGACACCACCCGCGAACGGCCCGATGAAGCCGCCCGCGTACAAAGCCGCCGCGCGGCCGTGGAATCCCCGCTTCATGCGTTACGCCGTCAACTCCTGCTCCAGCCACGTCTTGCGGCGGGTGCGTGCGGTCAGGCGGTGCCCTTCGAGCAGTTCGGTCATCCGGGCCGCCGCCACCTCGACGGCTGCTTCGGCGTCGGATCCGATGTCCTCGAGGAACCGGCACACGATGTCCCCGCCGCTGTCCTGCGCCCAGCCGCCCACGATCCGGCCGTCCCACCACAGCGAGGGACCGATGTTGCCGACGTTGTCGAACAGCTTCGGGCCGTGCTCACCCAGGTACCAGTGCCGCTGCTGCCAGCCCATCGGGGTCGGGTCCAGCGCGGGCAGCAGCGCCGCCCACGGTTCGGTCCCCGGCGGGGCGTCCAGGTCGTCGGCGAGCACGACGCCGGGGCCGGTGTCGAGTTCGACCTCGGCCGGGCGTATCTCCGCCAGCGCGCGCTTGACCTGCGTCTTGGTCCAGCCGGTCCACCACTGCAGGTCTTGCGGCCTGGCCGGCCCGTACGCGGCGAGCCACCGGCGCGACAGCTCCACCTCGGCGTCCGGGGTGGACCACTGGTCGAGCCCGTCCGGCGTCCACGACGTCGTCGGGGACCAGCTGTGCTGGTGCGACGCCCACGTTCCCCGCGGACGGCCGCGGACCACGCGGCCTTCGGCGCCGAGCAGGAGCATCAGCCTGCTGACGACGTTCTGCCGCCCCTCGTAGTCCTTACCCCTGGCCAGCACGATCTGCGTGCGCAGGCGCGGGTCGTCGCCCGCCAGTTCGGCGGCGGTCGCCGAACCCCGCGCGAGCAGCGCCTGCAGCGCCACGTCCGAGACTTCCGCGAGCCAGCCTTCGACGTCATCGCCGACGCCGGTCTCGGTGAGCATCGCGATCAGCTTGCGCCGCTCCTTCGCGGCGACACCACGCGAACACGCCGCCTGGATCAGCGGGGCGACCTCGAGCGACGCGACGAACACCGTGCGGCGCATGCCAAGCAGGCGGATCAACGTCCGGTCCTCGTACAGCGCGTGTTCGACCGTGCGGAGGTCTCCGCCGGTCATCCGGATCAAGGCGCTCAAGTAGACACTGGACGGGTCCGTGCTGTGCAGCGCGACGAGGCTGTCGGCGACCTGGATCGGGGTGCCGGCTCTCGCTGTGGCCGCGAGCCGGTGCCGTTGCCCCAGCCTCGCCCGCCGTTCGGCCACGTCGATCCGACGTCCCATGATCTCCCCCCGAGCGCTGCGAGTCGCGTGTGATCACCCTATCCCGGACCACCGGCGAGAGACTGTGGCAAACTGTCCAGGAGTAGACAGTTTGTCCAAAGGTGGAGGTGGAGCGGTTGAGTGACTCGGCGCACACGGCGGACGCGGTGTTCGCGGCGCTGACGCCGGTGATCGACGGCATCGCGGCGACGTTCGGCCGCAGCTGCGAGGTCGTGCTGCACGACTACCGCCACCCCGAGCGGTCCGTGGTCGCGGTCGCCGGTTCGGTCACCGGCCGGGACGCCGGGGACGCGATGAGCGAGATCGGCCTGCGGGTCCTGGCGGCGGGCCAGGACGCCCGCAACGAGGTCGGCTACCTCACCCGGACCGAGGACGGCCGCGTGATCAGGTCGTCCACGCTGCCGCTGCGTGATCTGGACGGGACGTTGATCGGCGCGCTGTGCGTCAACGTCGACCTGTCCGCCATCAACCGCGCCGCCGGGGTGCTGTCGGACCTGCTCGGCCTGTCCGCACCGGACCTCGCGGCCACGCCGCACATGCCGACGACGAACTTCTCCGGCGACGTGGACCAGGTGGTGGACTCCCTGGTCGAACGAGCCGAACGGGCCTGCGCGGTACCGGTGACGGCGCTGGACCGCGAGCAGCGGCTGGAGCTCGTCCGGTCGTTGCATGACGCGGGCGTGTTCGCGCTGCGTGGCGCGCCGGCGCGAGTGGCCAAACGCCTCGGTGTCTCCCGTGCCGGGCTCTACAACGACCTCGCCATCCTCAAGAACGAAAGCGGGCAACCGTGACCACCGTGATGACCGAGGCCGAGTCGGCCGGGCTGATCGACGAGGAGCTGGCGCTGACGGCGGCGCGGGAAGCGTTCCTCGCCACCAGGACCGGAACCGCGTTCCCCGTCGTGCTGGGACACACGGGTGCCAACCGGTTCACGGTGAAGTCCGGCACGGCAGGCGATCTGGTCGGCGTGAAGATCGGCAGCTACTGGCCGGGCAACGACGAAGCGGGAATTCCCCGCCACAGCTCGGCCATCGTGTTGCTCGACCCGGGCACCGGGCGGCTGGCCGCGGTCGTCGAGGCTGCCGCCGCCAACGCGTATCGCACCGCTGCCGCCGACGCGCTCGCCGTGGACACGCTGGCCCGGCCCGATGCCCGCACCCTGACCGTGGTCGGCACAGGACACCAAGCGCTGTACGAGGTGCGGGCGGTCGCTCGTGTACGTCCTGTTCGGAGAGTCCTGGTCGTCGGCCGTCGTTCCGACGCCGCGCACGCGTTCGCGAAGGACGTGACCGCCCAGACTGGACTGCCGGCGGAACCCGCCGACGCGCGGACGGCGATCGCTGAAGCGGATGTCGTTGTCACAGCGACAACCGCGACTCAGCCGCTGTTCGACGCTGACTGGGTCACGCCCGGCACCCACGTCTCGGCGATGGGCGCTGACCGTGTCGGCAAACAGGAACTGCCACCCGCGCTGTACGGCCGGTCGCTGCTGTTCTGCGATCTTCCGGAGCAGTCGCGTGCCGTCGGCGAGTTCCAGCACGCCACCGGGGCCGTGCTGACCCCGTTGGCGGCGGTGCTCGCCGGTGCTGCCGAAGGCCGTCGGTCGATCGAGGACATCACGGTGTTCGACAGTTCCGGGTTCGCCCTGCAAGACCTCACGCTCGCCGCCGCGCTCCTGCGGCGCCGCGCCGCCGTCGCCGGTCAGGAGGCCCACCGGTGACCACACTGGACAACCCCGGCACCCCGTTCGCCGTCCTGGACACCACCCGGCTCGAGCGCAACATCGCCAGACTGCGCGATCACCTCGGCTCGCTGGGCGTCCCGCTGCGGTTGCACGTGAAGACGTCGAAGTCCGTCGAGGTCGCGAACCGCGTGCACGGCTCCAGCGGCGGGCCGGTCACCGTGTCGACGCTCGCCGAGGCCGAACACTTCGCCGACGCCGGTTACCGCGACATCCTGTACGCGGTCGGGATCGACCCGCACAAGCTGCCTCGCGTCGCCGCGCTGATCGATCGTGGTGTCACGGTGACGGTTCTGCTGGACAGCGTTGCCCAGGCGCACGCGCTTCGGCGGTTCGCGCAGGAGGAAGGCGTCGCTGTTTCCGCGTTGATCGAGGTGGACTGCGACGGCCATCGCGGTGGCGTCGCGCCGGACGACCCCGCTCTCATCGACATCGGCAAGGTACTGGCGGACCGCGGTCAGCTGGCCGGGGTTCTCACGCACGCGGGCGAGTCCTACTTCGCTTGCACCGCGGATGCTTTGCGGCTGGCGGCGCGTGCGGAACGCGATGTCGCCGTGGCCGCGGCGGAGGCGTTGCGGGCGGAAGGTCTGCCGTGCCCGGTGGTCAGCGCCGGGTCGACCCCCACCGCTCACGCCGCGACCGATCTGACTGGTGTCACTGAGGTTCGTGCGGGCAACTACGTGTTCTTCGATCTGGTGATGGCAGGTGTCGGGGTGTGCGCCATCGACGACATCGCACTGTCGGTGGTCGTCACGGTGATCGGGCACCAGCCCGCGAAAGGGTGGATCCTCACTGACGGCGGCTGGATGGCCACCTCACGGGATCGCGGCACGGCGGTGCAGGCGGTCGACCAGGGTTACGGGCTCGTCGCCGACCTCACCGGGAACCTCATCCCGGGCCTGGTCATGACCGGCGCCAGCCAGGAACACGGCATCCTGGCCGTCCGCACCG
This window contains:
- a CDS encoding MFS transporter; the encoded protein is MKRGFHGRAAALYAGGFIGPFAGGVTTTMLPELGAQFGVSAQTASVSLTAYLVPFAVLMLFSGTLGARWGPERAVRVAYVVYVAASAVCALSGSFGLFLAARAVQGAANAFTTPLLLAAVAAATPPERLGRALGLFSSLQAVGQTSAPLVGGLAAEVHWTWAFWTVAGVAALLAVAGIPGNAKPREQVRLRAAWQPVTLWTALVALVAWASLGGLSFMVALRAEEVFELGASERGLLLTGFGVMGIISARFLGHAIDRIGARKAAAIGAVSGAVVVAGIGLVPSIVAMAALWAVGGMAAQLLIVSLNALMLSGDGDNRAGAVSVVQAGRFFGGALSPPVFTPVYQVLPAAGFLAPAVLLIVVAPLGLWRAARK
- a CDS encoding winged helix DNA-binding domain-containing protein — protein: MGRRIDVAERRARLGQRHRLAATARAGTPIQVADSLVALHSTDPSSVYLSALIRMTGGDLRTVEHALYEDRTLIRLLGMRRTVFVASLEVAPLIQAACSRGVAAKERRKLIAMLTETGVGDDVEGWLAEVSDVALQALLARGSATAAELAGDDPRLRTQIVLARGKDYEGRQNVVSRLMLLLGAEGRVVRGRPRGTWASHQHSWSPTTSWTPDGLDQWSTPDAEVELSRRWLAAYGPARPQDLQWWTGWTKTQVKRALAEIRPAEVELDTGPGVVLADDLDAPPGTEPWAALLPALDPTPMGWQQRHWYLGEHGPKLFDNVGNIGPSLWWDGRIVGGWAQDSGGDIVCRFLEDIGSDAEAAVEVAAARMTELLEGHRLTARTRRKTWLEQELTA
- a CDS encoding helix-turn-helix transcriptional regulator; translation: MSDSAHTADAVFAALTPVIDGIAATFGRSCEVVLHDYRHPERSVVAVAGSVTGRDAGDAMSEIGLRVLAAGQDARNEVGYLTRTEDGRVIRSSTLPLRDLDGTLIGALCVNVDLSAINRAAGVLSDLLGLSAPDLAATPHMPTTNFSGDVDQVVDSLVERAERACAVPVTALDREQRLELVRSLHDAGVFALRGAPARVAKRLGVSRAGLYNDLAILKNESGQP
- a CDS encoding ornithine cyclodeaminase family protein, whose product is MTTVMTEAESAGLIDEELALTAAREAFLATRTGTAFPVVLGHTGANRFTVKSGTAGDLVGVKIGSYWPGNDEAGIPRHSSAIVLLDPGTGRLAAVVEAAAANAYRTAAADALAVDTLARPDARTLTVVGTGHQALYEVRAVARVRPVRRVLVVGRRSDAAHAFAKDVTAQTGLPAEPADARTAIAEADVVVTATTATQPLFDADWVTPGTHVSAMGADRVGKQELPPALYGRSLLFCDLPEQSRAVGEFQHATGAVLTPLAAVLAGAAEGRRSIEDITVFDSSGFALQDLTLAAALLRRRAAVAGQEAHR
- a CDS encoding alanine racemase, with the protein product MTTLDNPGTPFAVLDTTRLERNIARLRDHLGSLGVPLRLHVKTSKSVEVANRVHGSSGGPVTVSTLAEAEHFADAGYRDILYAVGIDPHKLPRVAALIDRGVTVTVLLDSVAQAHALRRFAQEEGVAVSALIEVDCDGHRGGVAPDDPALIDIGKVLADRGQLAGVLTHAGESYFACTADALRLAARAERDVAVAAAEALRAEGLPCPVVSAGSTPTAHAATDLTGVTEVRAGNYVFFDLVMAGVGVCAIDDIALSVVVTVIGHQPAKGWILTDGGWMATSRDRGTAVQAVDQGYGLVADLTGNLIPGLVMTGASQEHGILAVRTGPVADIPLGTRLRILPNHACATAAQYSRYHVVASAAAATEVAAIWPRHNGW